A genomic stretch from Oleomonas cavernae includes:
- a CDS encoding NADH-quinone oxidoreductase subunit B family protein yields the protein MQKLLLESLIKAPFTEPAPQADTVALAELATRVDRAARARLGRSLSIRQVDAGSCNGCELEIHALGNAFYDLERFGLRFVASPRHADVLLVTGPVTRNMREALQRTYDATPGPKWVVAAGACARDGGLFADSYACVGGVGAVIPVDIHIPGCPPTPTALLGGLLALLTKSA from the coding sequence ATGCAGAAGCTGCTGCTCGAAAGCCTGATCAAGGCCCCGTTCACCGAACCCGCGCCCCAGGCCGACACGGTGGCGCTGGCCGAACTCGCGACCCGGGTCGACCGGGCCGCGCGCGCCCGCCTGGGCCGCAGCCTGTCCATCCGTCAGGTCGATGCCGGTTCGTGCAACGGCTGCGAGCTTGAAATTCACGCCCTGGGCAACGCCTTCTACGACCTGGAACGGTTCGGGCTGCGCTTCGTCGCCTCGCCCCGCCATGCCGACGTGCTGCTGGTGACGGGCCCGGTGACCAGGAACATGCGGGAAGCGCTCCAGCGCACCTATGACGCGACACCGGGGCCCAAATGGGTGGTCGCGGCCGGCGCCTGCGCGCGTGACGGCGGCCTGTTTGCCGACAGCTATGCCTGCGTGGGCGGGGTTGGCGCCGTCATCCCCGTGGACATCCATATCCCCGGCTGTCCGCCGACGCCGACCGCCTTGCTGGGCGGCCTGCTGGCCCTGCTGACGAAAAGCGCCTGA
- the arsC gene encoding arsenate reductase (glutaredoxin) (This arsenate reductase requires both glutathione and glutaredoxin to convert arsenate to arsenite, after which the efflux transporter formed by ArsA and ArsB can extrude the arsenite from the cell, providing resistance.), translating to MTVTIYHNTKCSTSRAALAVLRDKGVEPVVVEYLKTPPSRADLGRLAKAAGARELLRAKEPLAKELGLTDPKASDTRILDAIAANPVLLNRPIVAGPRGVVAARPPERALEIL from the coding sequence ATGACCGTCACGATCTATCACAACACCAAGTGCAGCACGTCGCGGGCGGCGCTGGCGGTGCTGCGCGACAAGGGTGTCGAGCCGGTGGTGGTCGAGTACCTCAAGACCCCGCCCAGCCGGGCCGACCTGGGCCGGCTGGCCAAGGCAGCGGGGGCGCGGGAGTTGCTGCGGGCCAAGGAACCGCTGGCCAAGGAACTGGGCCTCACCGATCCCAAGGCCAGCGACACCAGGATTCTGGACGCCATCGCCGCCAACCCGGTCCTGCTCAACCGCCCGATCGTCGCCGGCCCCAGGGGCGTGGTGGCGGCGCGGCCGCCCGAACGGGCGCTGGAAATCCTGTGA
- a CDS encoding acyl-CoA dehydrogenase family protein, whose protein sequence is MILSQEQVQIRDAARAFAQGSLAPFAAQWDRDHRFPAEALKEMGELGFLGMLVPEEWGGADTGQVAYALALEEIAAGCGAVSTIMSVHNSVGCMPIYKFGNDDQKERFLRPLAAGQKIGAFALTEPQAGSDASSLKTRAHRDGDHYILSGTKQFITSGKNAGVVITFAVTDPAAGKRGISALIVPTDLPGYQVARVEDKLGQHASDTCQISFDDMRLPADLLLGEEGEGYRIALSNLEGGRIGIASQAVGMARAAFEAARDYARERVAFGKPIIEHQAVAFRLADMATQIAAARLMVHHAASLREAGQPCLTEASQAKLFASEMAEKVCSDAIQTLGGYGYLADFPVERIYRDVRVCQIYEGTSDVQRMVISRSL, encoded by the coding sequence ATGATCCTCAGCCAAGAACAGGTCCAGATCCGCGACGCCGCCCGGGCCTTCGCCCAGGGCAGCCTGGCACCCTTTGCCGCGCAATGGGACCGCGACCATCGCTTCCCTGCCGAAGCGCTCAAAGAGATGGGCGAACTGGGTTTCCTCGGCATGCTGGTGCCCGAAGAATGGGGCGGCGCCGATACCGGCCAGGTCGCCTATGCCCTGGCGCTGGAGGAGATCGCGGCGGGCTGCGGCGCCGTCTCCACGATCATGAGCGTGCACAATTCCGTGGGCTGCATGCCGATCTACAAATTCGGCAACGACGACCAGAAGGAACGCTTCCTCAGGCCACTAGCCGCCGGCCAGAAGATCGGCGCCTTCGCCCTGACCGAACCCCAGGCCGGCTCGGACGCCTCCAGCCTGAAGACCCGTGCCCACCGGGATGGTGATCACTACATCCTGTCGGGCACCAAGCAGTTCATTACCTCGGGCAAGAATGCCGGCGTTGTGATCACCTTTGCCGTGACCGACCCGGCGGCCGGCAAGCGCGGCATCTCGGCCCTCATCGTGCCGACCGACCTGCCCGGTTACCAGGTCGCCCGGGTCGAGGACAAGCTGGGCCAGCATGCCTCCGACACCTGCCAGATCAGCTTCGACGACATGCGCCTGCCCGCCGACCTGTTGCTGGGCGAGGAGGGCGAGGGCTATCGCATCGCCCTCTCGAACCTGGAAGGCGGGCGCATCGGCATCGCCTCGCAGGCCGTGGGCATGGCCCGTGCCGCCTTCGAGGCCGCCCGCGACTATGCCCGCGAACGGGTGGCCTTCGGCAAGCCGATCATCGAGCATCAGGCGGTCGCCTTCCGCCTCGCCGACATGGCGACCCAGATCGCCGCCGCCCGCCTGATGGTGCACCACGCGGCCAGCTTGCGCGAAGCCGGCCAGCCCTGCCTGACCGAAGCCTCCCAGGCCAAGCTCTTCGCCTCGGAAATGGCCGAGAAGGTCTGCTCCGACGCGATCCAGACCCTGGGCGGCTATGGCTACTTGGCCGATTTCCCGGTCGAGCGCATCTACCGCGATGTCCGCGTCTGCCAGATCTACGAAGGCACCAGCGATGTCCAGCGCATGGTGATCTCGCGCAGCCTGTGA
- a CDS encoding acetyl-CoA C-acyltransferase: MAEDPIVIVGAARTPMGGFQGDLKDMTAAQMGAASIKAAVERAGLALDTVQEVVFGCVLPAGQGQAPARQAALGAGLPLSAGSTTVNKMCGSGMKAAMFAHDLLVAGSADVVVAGGMESMTNAPYLLEKARAGLRMGHAKVMDHMFLDGLEDAYDKGRLMGTFAEDCAQAYQFSREAQDAYAIESLTRAQKAIGDGSFAKEIVPVTSGSGKAAREISLDEQPPKAKLDKIPTLKPAFREGGTVTAANASSISDGAAALVLLRQSEAERRGLTPIAAIRGHATHAQAPSLFATAPIGAIEKLYDRTGWSKADVDLFEINEAFAVVAMAAIRDLGLDPATVNVHGGACALGHPIGASGARIIVTLLAALEKYGLRKGVASLCIGGGEATALAVERLN, encoded by the coding sequence ATGGCTGAAGATCCCATCGTCATCGTCGGTGCCGCGCGCACGCCCATGGGCGGCTTTCAGGGCGACCTGAAGGACATGACCGCGGCCCAGATGGGCGCCGCCTCGATCAAGGCGGCGGTGGAGCGCGCGGGCCTTGCCCTCGATACCGTCCAGGAAGTGGTGTTCGGCTGCGTCCTGCCGGCGGGGCAGGGCCAGGCCCCGGCCCGCCAGGCAGCACTGGGTGCCGGGCTGCCGCTGTCGGCCGGCTCGACCACGGTCAACAAGATGTGCGGCTCGGGCATGAAGGCGGCCATGTTCGCCCATGACCTGCTGGTCGCCGGCAGCGCCGATGTGGTGGTGGCCGGCGGCATGGAAAGCATGACCAACGCGCCCTATCTGCTGGAAAAGGCGCGCGCCGGCCTGCGCATGGGCCATGCCAAGGTGATGGACCACATGTTCCTCGATGGGCTCGAGGATGCCTATGACAAGGGCCGCCTGATGGGCACCTTCGCCGAGGATTGCGCGCAGGCCTATCAGTTCTCGCGCGAGGCGCAAGACGCCTATGCGATCGAATCCCTGACGCGGGCGCAGAAGGCCATCGGCGACGGCAGCTTCGCCAAGGAAATCGTCCCGGTTACGTCCGGTTCGGGCAAGGCGGCCCGCGAAATCTCCCTGGACGAACAGCCGCCCAAGGCCAAGCTCGACAAGATCCCCACGCTCAAGCCGGCCTTCCGCGAGGGCGGCACGGTGACGGCCGCCAATGCCAGTTCGATCTCCGACGGCGCCGCCGCCCTGGTCCTGCTGCGTCAGTCGGAAGCCGAGCGCCGCGGCCTGACCCCGATCGCGGCGATCCGCGGCCATGCTACCCATGCCCAGGCGCCCAGCCTGTTCGCGACCGCGCCGATCGGCGCCATCGAAAAACTCTACGACCGCACCGGCTGGTCGAAGGCGGATGTCGATCTCTTCGAGATCAACGAGGCTTTCGCGGTCGTCGCCATGGCCGCCATCCGCGATCTGGGGCTGGACCCTGCCACGGTGAACGTCCACGGCGGCGCCTGCGCCCTGGGCCATCCCATCGGCGCCTCGGGGGCCCGCATCATCGTGACCTTGCTCGCCGCGCTGGAGAAATACGGCCTGCGCAAAGGCGTCGCGTCGCTGTGCATCGGCGGCGGCGAGGCCACCGCGCTGGCGGTCGAGCGGTTGAATTGA
- a CDS encoding SDR family NAD(P)-dependent oxidoreductase, which yields MQIAGNTFIVTGGSSGLGAATARMVVAGGGNAVIADVNDSGLAVELGERAVFVRTDVTSEGDAQAVVDTAISRFGTLHGLANCAGIVIGEKVVGKAAPHRLDSFAKVIGVNLIGAFNMIRVAAQAMSTGVAGEDGERGVIVNTASIAAFDGQIGQAAYAASKAGVAGMTLPIARELARSGIRVVTIAPGTFETPMMAGMAPEVRESLGRLVPFPSRLGVPAEFAALVKHICENRMLNGEVIRLDGALRMAAK from the coding sequence CGCCACTGCCCGCATGGTCGTCGCGGGCGGCGGCAATGCCGTCATCGCCGACGTCAACGACAGCGGTCTGGCGGTCGAACTTGGCGAACGCGCGGTTTTCGTGCGCACCGACGTGACCAGCGAGGGCGATGCTCAAGCTGTGGTTGATACCGCAATCTCCCGCTTCGGTACCCTCCACGGCCTCGCCAACTGCGCCGGTATCGTCATCGGCGAGAAGGTCGTGGGCAAGGCCGCGCCCCATCGCCTGGACAGCTTCGCCAAGGTCATCGGCGTCAACCTGATCGGCGCCTTCAACATGATCCGCGTTGCCGCCCAGGCGATGTCGACGGGTGTTGCGGGCGAAGACGGCGAGCGTGGCGTGATCGTCAACACCGCCTCGATCGCCGCCTTCGACGGCCAGATCGGCCAGGCCGCCTACGCCGCCTCCAAGGCGGGCGTGGCCGGCATGACCCTGCCGATCGCGCGTGAACTGGCGCGTTCCGGCATCCGCGTCGTCACCATCGCGCCGGGCACCTTCGAGACCCCGATGATGGCCGGCATGGCGCCCGAGGTGCGGGAATCCCTGGGCAGGCTGGTGCCGTTCCCCTCGCGCCTCGGCGTGCCGGCGGAATTCGCCGCCCTGGTCAAGCACATCTGCGAGAACCGCATGCTGAACGGCGAGGTCATCCGCCTGGACGGTGCCCTGCGCATGGCCGCCAAGTAA